One genomic segment of Rhizorhabdus phycosphaerae includes these proteins:
- a CDS encoding Lrp/AsnC family transcriptional regulator yields the protein MGGQTDGETPPAARLDRYDMKIVAALERDGRLSWSDLAAEIGLSLTPTLRRVRKLEQSGVIIGYAAKVDRSALIGSMPVFISVKLERQTSEILESIEKLVEGLPQVVAGYLMSGTNDYLLHAFVRDLAHYRELLATLTRASGIAHIESSFVLKTFKA from the coding sequence ATGGGGGGACAGACCGACGGCGAGACGCCGCCAGCCGCGCGGCTCGATCGCTACGACATGAAGATCGTCGCGGCGCTCGAGCGCGATGGCCGGCTGAGCTGGAGCGACCTGGCCGCCGAGATCGGCCTGTCCCTCACCCCTACGCTTCGGCGGGTGCGCAAGCTCGAACAATCGGGCGTGATCATCGGCTATGCCGCGAAGGTCGATCGAAGCGCACTGATCGGTTCGATGCCGGTGTTCATCTCGGTGAAACTCGAACGCCAGACCAGCGAGATACTGGAGAGCATCGAAAAGCTGGTCGAGGGCCTACCCCAGGTCGTAGCCGGCTATCTGATGAGCGGAACGAACGACTATCTCCTCCACGCCTTCGTCCGCGACCTGGCCCATTATCGCGAGCTGCTGGCGACCCTCACGCGCGCCAGCGGCATCGCTCACATAGAGTCCAGTTTCGTTCTGAAGACCTTCAAGGCATGA
- a CDS encoding amidohydrolase family protein — MRTGRLAFTLALAAASSLCSPAMARDVVIHAGKLIDGVSRQPRERVSIIIKDDRITGVEPGFVDKPGADVVDLSGKTVLPGLIDTHVHLLLELGKGSQVVNAVTKNAFDHVLDGTVNARKTLMAGFTSVRDVGGYTPAIVALKKAVASGEIVGPRMWVAGSIISPTGGHADASTGFDEALSKPEWTEGIADGPEEAIKSVRRHHRQGTDLIKIVPSGGVASVGDDPQAQLMTDEEIKAVVDTAHTLHMKVAAHAHGTVAIEHAAKLGVDSIEHGSFADADGDKIMKANGTWLVPTLTAGASVVDYAKTHPELLAPSVAAKALAVGPIMQANLARAYKAGVKIAFGTDAGVFAHGTNAREFELLVGAGMTPMDAILAATSSAAALIGDEADIGSIQAGRYADIIAVDGDPLQDIATLRRMSFVMKGGEVVKAQPSPAPTR; from the coding sequence ATCCGCACCGGCCGCCTGGCCTTCACCCTCGCGCTTGCCGCAGCCTCGAGCCTTTGCTCGCCAGCCATGGCCCGGGATGTCGTCATTCACGCCGGAAAGCTGATCGACGGCGTGTCTCGCCAGCCGCGCGAGCGCGTGTCGATCATCATCAAGGACGATCGGATCACGGGCGTCGAACCGGGGTTCGTCGACAAGCCGGGTGCGGACGTGGTCGATCTTTCCGGCAAGACCGTCCTGCCGGGCCTGATCGACACGCATGTCCATCTGCTGCTCGAACTGGGCAAGGGCTCGCAAGTCGTCAATGCGGTCACCAAGAACGCCTTCGATCATGTGCTCGACGGCACGGTCAACGCGCGCAAGACGCTGATGGCGGGCTTCACTTCGGTCCGGGACGTCGGCGGCTATACCCCGGCGATCGTCGCGCTGAAGAAGGCCGTGGCCTCGGGCGAGATCGTCGGGCCGCGCATGTGGGTGGCAGGCAGCATCATCAGCCCGACCGGCGGCCATGCCGATGCCAGCACGGGCTTCGACGAAGCCCTGTCCAAGCCCGAATGGACCGAGGGTATCGCCGATGGTCCCGAAGAGGCGATCAAGTCCGTCCGGCGTCATCACCGACAGGGCACCGACCTGATCAAGATCGTGCCGAGCGGCGGCGTCGCCAGCGTCGGCGACGACCCGCAGGCGCAGCTGATGACCGACGAGGAGATCAAGGCCGTCGTCGACACCGCGCATACGCTGCACATGAAGGTCGCGGCCCATGCCCATGGCACCGTCGCGATCGAGCATGCCGCGAAGCTGGGGGTCGATTCGATCGAGCACGGCTCCTTCGCCGACGCGGACGGCGACAAGATCATGAAGGCCAACGGCACCTGGCTGGTGCCGACGCTCACCGCCGGCGCCTCGGTGGTCGACTATGCCAAGACCCATCCCGAACTGCTCGCGCCATCGGTGGCGGCGAAAGCTCTCGCGGTCGGCCCGATCATGCAGGCCAATTTGGCCCGGGCGTACAAGGCCGGCGTCAAGATCGCCTTCGGCACCGACGCCGGCGTGTTCGCCCACGGCACCAACGCGCGCGAGTTCGAACTGCTCGTCGGCGCGGGCATGACCCCGATGGACGCGATCCTTGCGGCCACCTCTTCCGCTGCGGCGCTGATAGGCGACGAGGCCGATATCGGCTCGATTCAGGCCGGCCGTTATGCCGACATCATCGCGGTCGATGGCGACCCGCTGCAGGACATCGCCACGCTGCGCAGGATGAGCTTCGTCATGAAGGGCGGCGAGGTCGTCAAGGCTCAGCCGAGCCCTGCCCCGACGCGCTGA
- a CDS encoding TonB-dependent receptor, with protein MVLFAKAHFARRLLIGTALTALLSTAPALAQTDAQAAAESSDGMGDEIVVTALRRATNLQETPLAISAVTGNTLTTMGVTDSNGLARVSPGLVVREGGFSGSRVTIRNIRAAGEATVGLYYDDVPLMGSSGVSSDAGGTTPDIRLFDVDRVEVLRGPQGTLYGSSSMAGTVRLIFAKPKLNKTEATVTGQISAVDGGSLGFENQAMVNVPIVSDLLAIRAVGFVRERPGYVDNVTLGQKNVNDQFSTGGRIMARLEPAPGLTIDGVATFQNLKGGLNDYFLASGSYKRNYEADQPVRDKFRLYSGTINWDLGPVTLTAVGSHAYRNFNYSYDISAFFRVNAARFPVGSATYNLLNNQAPAVANSPQITKTDTFEARISGSGKGPFQWTGGFFYSDRKGDFASNILRAAPGSGDVLPVNATNLLGQRLITDGLKQKAGFAEATYEITDQLSVTGGVRYYDYTRKVTGVVTVVNTSVGFAPTPFTAQSSSENGWLYKANVSYKVTPDVMLYATASSGQRPGGVNQNVSLPADLQSYASDKVWNYEAGVKSSLFDRLLTLNAALFQIDWNNMQTSGTLPGTNFGFIANAGRARVRGIEAEATLYPLDGLQIQASGSYIDAVLREDQTNQSLLASGLKGDDIPSVPKVTLQGGAQYDWDLSPALKANVRSDVFYNSSTWTEFRHTSAFQRRLPAYAVVSLRAGFGAQDDNWSASLFVNNLFNDDTVISKLSANVYGGLNNVRAISNVPRTIGIDFTKRF; from the coding sequence ATGGTGCTCTTCGCCAAGGCTCATTTCGCACGTCGCCTGTTGATCGGTACGGCTCTGACCGCCCTCCTGTCGACCGCTCCCGCTCTTGCCCAGACCGACGCTCAGGCCGCTGCCGAGAGCTCGGACGGCATGGGTGACGAGATCGTCGTCACCGCGCTGCGCCGCGCGACCAATCTGCAGGAAACGCCGCTCGCGATCAGCGCGGTCACCGGCAACACCCTGACCACCATGGGCGTCACCGATTCCAACGGCCTTGCCCGCGTCAGCCCCGGCCTCGTCGTCCGCGAGGGCGGTTTCTCCGGTTCGCGCGTCACGATCCGCAACATCCGGGCGGCGGGCGAAGCGACCGTCGGGCTCTATTATGACGACGTGCCGCTGATGGGCTCCTCGGGCGTCAGCAGCGACGCCGGCGGGACGACCCCCGACATCCGCCTGTTCGACGTCGACCGGGTCGAAGTGCTGCGCGGTCCGCAGGGCACGCTCTACGGCTCGTCGTCGATGGCGGGCACGGTCCGCCTGATCTTCGCCAAGCCGAAGCTCAACAAGACCGAGGCTACCGTCACCGGCCAGATCTCGGCCGTCGATGGCGGCAGCCTCGGCTTCGAGAATCAGGCGATGGTCAACGTGCCGATCGTCTCCGACCTTCTGGCGATCCGCGCGGTCGGCTTCGTGCGCGAGCGTCCTGGCTATGTCGACAACGTCACGCTGGGCCAGAAGAACGTCAACGACCAGTTCAGCACCGGCGGCCGCATCATGGCGCGCCTCGAGCCGGCCCCCGGCCTGACGATCGACGGCGTCGCGACCTTCCAGAACCTCAAGGGCGGCCTCAACGACTATTTCCTCGCGTCGGGTTCCTACAAGCGCAACTATGAGGCCGACCAGCCGGTGCGCGACAAGTTCCGGCTCTACAGCGGCACGATCAACTGGGATCTGGGCCCGGTCACGCTGACCGCGGTCGGCTCGCACGCCTATCGCAACTTCAACTACAGCTATGACATCTCAGCCTTCTTCCGGGTCAACGCCGCGCGCTTCCCGGTCGGGTCGGCAACCTACAACCTGCTCAACAACCAGGCGCCGGCCGTCGCCAACTCGCCGCAGATCACCAAGACCGACACGTTCGAAGCGCGGATCTCCGGTAGCGGCAAGGGGCCTTTCCAGTGGACCGGTGGCTTCTTCTACAGCGACCGCAAGGGCGACTTCGCCAGCAACATCCTGCGCGCCGCTCCCGGGTCCGGCGACGTCCTGCCGGTCAACGCGACCAATCTCCTTGGCCAGCGTCTGATCACTGACGGGCTGAAGCAGAAGGCCGGCTTTGCCGAGGCGACCTATGAGATCACCGACCAGCTCTCGGTGACGGGCGGCGTCCGTTACTACGACTATACCCGCAAGGTCACGGGCGTGGTCACCGTCGTGAACACCTCGGTCGGCTTCGCCCCGACGCCCTTCACCGCGCAGTCGAGCAGCGAGAATGGCTGGCTGTACAAGGCGAACGTCAGCTACAAGGTCACGCCAGACGTGATGCTCTACGCCACCGCCTCGAGCGGCCAGCGCCCTGGCGGCGTCAATCAGAATGTCAGCCTGCCGGCCGATCTGCAGAGCTACGCTTCGGACAAGGTCTGGAATTACGAAGCCGGCGTGAAGAGCAGCCTGTTCGATCGCCTGCTTACCCTGAACGCCGCACTGTTCCAGATCGACTGGAACAACATGCAGACCTCGGGCACGCTGCCAGGCACCAATTTCGGCTTCATCGCCAATGCCGGTCGCGCCCGCGTCCGCGGCATCGAGGCCGAAGCGACCCTCTATCCGCTCGACGGCCTGCAGATCCAGGCGTCGGGCTCCTACATCGACGCCGTGCTGCGCGAGGACCAGACCAACCAGTCGCTGCTCGCCTCGGGTCTCAAGGGCGACGACATCCCGAGCGTGCCCAAGGTCACGCTGCAGGGCGGTGCTCAATATGACTGGGATCTCAGCCCCGCGCTGAAGGCGAATGTCCGGTCCGATGTCTTCTACAACAGCTCGACCTGGACCGAATTCCGGCACACCAGCGCCTTCCAGCGCAGGCTGCCCGCCTATGCCGTCGTTTCGCTCCGCGCGGGCTTCGGCGCGCAGGACGACAATTGGAGCGCCTCGCTGTTCGTCAACAACCTGTTCAACGACGATACGGTGATCAGCAAGCTCAGCGCCAATGTCTATGGCGGCCTCAATAACGTCCGGGCGATCAGCAACGTCCCCCGCACGATCGGCATCGACTTCACCAAGCGCTTCTAA
- a CDS encoding SDR family NAD(P)-dependent oxidoreductase, whose amino-acid sequence MARLDGKTIVILGASDGRSMGAATARILAREGANLVLAARRKAGVEAVASEVGGVAVACDITDEAQIEALAAAAVDRFGGLDGAINYAGADTQASILDVTVEQLRLMCDVHFIGTALFFKHMARRMERGGSLVTTSSLTAAVAPPGLSAYAGTKRGVDHMVRVAANELGERGIRVNSVIPGFTRSAMTEDYFALPTLEGAFLREIPLGRLSTVDDVANAALWLLSDESASTTGQAIDCTAGQSLRRTPTNEELMR is encoded by the coding sequence ATGGCAAGGCTCGACGGAAAGACGATCGTAATCCTGGGCGCTTCGGACGGTCGGAGCATGGGCGCGGCTACTGCGCGCATCCTCGCGCGCGAGGGCGCAAATCTCGTTCTTGCGGCCCGGCGCAAGGCAGGCGTCGAGGCGGTCGCGAGCGAAGTCGGCGGGGTTGCGGTCGCTTGCGACATCACCGACGAGGCGCAGATCGAGGCGCTGGCGGCAGCCGCCGTGGATCGTTTCGGCGGGCTCGACGGCGCAATCAATTATGCGGGCGCGGACACGCAGGCTTCGATCCTCGATGTCACCGTCGAGCAGCTGCGCCTCATGTGCGACGTGCACTTCATCGGCACGGCGCTGTTCTTCAAGCATATGGCGCGGCGCATGGAGCGCGGCGGGTCGCTCGTCACCACCTCGTCGCTGACGGCCGCCGTCGCCCCGCCGGGGCTTTCGGCCTATGCAGGCACGAAGCGCGGTGTCGACCATATGGTCCGCGTGGCAGCGAACGAACTGGGCGAGCGCGGCATTCGCGTCAATTCGGTCATCCCCGGCTTCACCCGTTCGGCGATGACCGAGGATTATTTCGCGCTGCCGACGCTCGAAGGCGCGTTCCTGCGCGAAATCCCGCTGGGCCGTCTCAGCACGGTCGACGACGTCGCCAATGCAGCGCTGTGGCTGCTGTCGGACGAGTCGGCATCGACGACCGGTCAGGCGATCGACTGCACGGCCGGGCAATCGCTGCGCCGGACGCCGACCAACGAAGAATTGATGCGCTGA
- a CDS encoding M20/M25/M40 family metallo-hydrolase, with protein sequence MRALIALAALCVAGTAHAAPATDWRARADGLLADAVAVPSVDGKTGARPVAERLAREFLAAGFPAADVRVLPYKQTAALMVRLRAAQPKRGAVLLLGHMDVVDARPEDWSRDPFKLIAEGGHYYGRGTSDMKGGFVAQAIALLRLKAEGVKLDRDVILFATGDEESEGEGAAKIVGEWRPLHNAVIALNADGGGGSIDGAGRPLGFRLQTSEKTYASFTFTARNRGGHSSRPRADNAIYALAGALERLSAYRFAPMLNETVKAYLENSAPLRRPELAAAMRAFAKDPTDIKAADRIDADDGEIGMIRTTCVATLLGGGHAENALPQTATATVNCRIFPGVPAEQIRTELQAVAGKDVEVTKLNAFGDGTQPSPLTDEIVGAYTRAVRARHPGVAIIPEMTPGATDGGRLRANGIPTYGVDGLWRVDPDDMRAHGKDERILVEAFHADLDHWYDLIRNISGAPRR encoded by the coding sequence ATGCGCGCGCTGATCGCCCTCGCCGCGCTCTGCGTCGCCGGTACCGCTCATGCCGCTCCCGCCACCGACTGGCGGGCGCGTGCGGATGGCCTGCTGGCGGATGCGGTGGCCGTGCCTTCGGTCGATGGAAAGACCGGGGCCCGGCCCGTGGCGGAGCGACTGGCGCGCGAGTTCCTGGCGGCGGGTTTCCCGGCCGCCGACGTGCGCGTACTGCCCTACAAGCAGACCGCCGCGCTGATGGTCCGCCTCCGCGCGGCCCAGCCGAAGCGTGGCGCCGTCCTGCTGCTCGGCCATATGGACGTAGTCGATGCACGGCCGGAGGACTGGTCTCGCGATCCGTTCAAGCTGATCGCCGAGGGCGGCCATTATTATGGTCGCGGCACCAGCGACATGAAGGGCGGCTTCGTCGCCCAGGCGATCGCGCTGCTGCGGCTGAAGGCAGAAGGGGTGAAGCTCGACCGCGACGTCATCCTCTTCGCGACCGGCGACGAGGAGAGCGAGGGCGAGGGTGCGGCGAAGATCGTCGGCGAATGGCGTCCGCTGCACAATGCCGTCATCGCGCTGAACGCCGATGGCGGGGGCGGGTCGATCGACGGCGCAGGCCGGCCGCTGGGCTTCCGGCTCCAGACATCCGAAAAGACCTATGCGAGCTTCACCTTCACCGCGCGCAACCGCGGCGGCCATTCGTCGCGCCCGCGTGCCGACAATGCGATCTATGCGCTGGCGGGGGCGCTCGAGCGGCTGTCGGCCTATCGCTTCGCCCCCATGCTCAACGAGACGGTGAAGGCCTATCTCGAAAACTCGGCGCCGCTGCGCCGGCCGGAACTGGCGGCGGCGATGCGCGCCTTCGCCAAGGATCCGACCGACATCAAGGCAGCCGACCGCATCGACGCCGACGATGGCGAGATCGGGATGATCCGCACGACCTGCGTGGCGACGCTGCTGGGCGGCGGCCATGCCGAAAATGCCCTGCCTCAGACGGCGACCGCGACGGTGAACTGCCGCATCTTTCCCGGCGTCCCGGCAGAACAGATACGAACCGAACTGCAGGCGGTCGCGGGCAAGGACGTCGAAGTGACAAAGCTCAACGCCTTCGGGGACGGCACCCAGCCCTCGCCCCTTACCGATGAGATCGTCGGCGCCTACACAAGGGCGGTTCGCGCCCGTCATCCTGGGGTCGCGATCATCCCCGAGATGACGCCGGGCGCGACCGACGGCGGCCGGCTGCGGGCTAACGGAATCCCGACCTATGGCGTGGACGGGCTGTGGCGGGTCGACCCCGACGACATGCGCGCCCATGGCAAGGACGAGCGTATCCTGGTCGAGGCCTTCCATGCCGACCTCGACCATTGGTACGACCTGATCCGCAACATCTCCGGCGCACCCCGGCGCTGA
- a CDS encoding TonB-dependent receptor plug domain-containing protein, whose protein sequence is MRKIDHRLLAGIATGAFLLAGSAAMAQTTETSGDPEITVIGSRAPNRTVLDSPVPVDVIRGDAIRQAGATGELAQSIGTLVPAFNFPRQSNSGVGDTVRAAQLRGLSPDQVLVLVNGKRYHTTSTPALDTKVGKGTAPVDLNTLPINGVGRLEVLRDGAAAQYGSDAVAGVINIGLDRMDHGFVADMTYGLNITKPRAVGKTLDDGRNISGALKFGTKLGDGGFLTVGGDYTHQQGTNRAGYDQGGQFLSNGSYSDPRNDQFFGKRLFKVGDPRVDSGHLWYNAETPVGGDLTFYSFGVAHARKSVGANFFRWPVIVDGNGNDYLPPAQPNGTGGFRPKSVVRNRDISVTAGLKGELGDWRTDASLTYGRNWISYRLRDSVNYSLGAASPNAFLLSRVRSDQLVANLDLSRDYELGLAAPVTVSFGGEYRRENWRSKAGDPASYAVGPLADPASLGLQPGAQAGPGLTPDDARKLDRDVVAAYLELSTKLAPTLSADVAGRVEHYSDAGTSVAGKAALRWEFVDGFALRGSVSNSFRAPALAQRGASATSLNFGAGGQLRRVATLPVDSAVAQSLGAAKLKPEKSFNLSAGITASPFEGLHLSVDAFRILIDNRITLSERFDLTGLSAAQRAALGLGTFDAINFFTNAVDLKTRGIEAVADYRFTLGEAKVGLSASYSYAKSSIRSVDAPPAQLAANGISGNLIGLEETNTLVNAAPRDKLILSGDWAQGPFSATVRGIRNGSVVRVFDFGGGFAPRQRFGAEWQLDTEVSYSFAEGLTFSIGANNLFDNYPDRSIDDINGAGNLAYDVLSPIGINGRYLYARARVAF, encoded by the coding sequence ATGCGCAAGATCGATCACCGCCTTCTCGCCGGCATCGCGACCGGTGCCTTCCTCCTCGCAGGCAGCGCCGCCATGGCGCAGACGACCGAGACCTCGGGCGATCCCGAGATCACCGTCATCGGCAGCCGCGCGCCGAACCGCACGGTGCTCGACAGCCCGGTGCCCGTCGACGTGATCCGCGGCGACGCGATCCGCCAGGCCGGTGCAACGGGCGAACTGGCCCAGTCGATCGGCACGCTGGTTCCCGCCTTCAACTTCCCGCGCCAGTCCAATTCGGGCGTCGGCGACACGGTGCGCGCCGCGCAGCTCCGCGGCCTTTCGCCCGATCAGGTGCTCGTGCTCGTAAACGGCAAGCGCTACCACACCACCTCGACGCCGGCGCTCGACACCAAGGTCGGCAAGGGCACCGCGCCGGTCGACCTCAACACGCTGCCGATCAACGGCGTCGGCCGCCTGGAAGTGCTGCGCGACGGTGCCGCCGCCCAATATGGTTCGGACGCAGTCGCCGGCGTGATCAACATCGGCCTCGACCGGATGGACCATGGCTTCGTAGCCGACATGACCTATGGCCTGAACATCACCAAGCCGCGCGCAGTGGGCAAGACGCTCGACGACGGACGCAACATCTCGGGCGCGCTGAAGTTCGGCACGAAGCTCGGCGACGGCGGCTTCCTGACGGTCGGCGGCGACTATACCCACCAGCAGGGCACCAACCGCGCCGGCTATGACCAGGGCGGCCAGTTCCTGTCGAACGGCAGTTATAGCGATCCGCGCAACGACCAGTTTTTCGGCAAGCGCCTGTTCAAGGTCGGCGATCCGCGCGTCGACAGCGGCCATCTCTGGTACAATGCCGAGACCCCGGTGGGCGGCGACCTGACCTTCTACAGCTTCGGCGTCGCTCATGCGCGCAAGTCGGTCGGCGCGAACTTCTTCCGCTGGCCGGTGATCGTCGACGGCAATGGCAACGACTATCTGCCCCCAGCCCAGCCGAACGGCACCGGCGGGTTCCGCCCGAAGAGCGTCGTGCGCAATCGCGACATCTCGGTCACCGCCGGCCTCAAGGGCGAGCTCGGCGACTGGCGCACCGATGCCAGCCTGACCTATGGCCGCAACTGGATCAGCTACCGCCTGCGCGACTCGGTCAACTATTCGCTCGGCGCGGCAAGCCCCAACGCCTTCCTGCTGTCGCGCGTCCGCTCGGACCAGCTCGTCGCCAATCTCGACCTGTCGCGCGACTATGAGCTCGGCCTAGCAGCCCCCGTCACCGTCTCCTTCGGCGGCGAATATCGTCGGGAGAACTGGCGTTCCAAGGCGGGCGACCCCGCCTCCTATGCCGTCGGCCCGCTCGCCGATCCGGCCTCGCTCGGCCTCCAGCCCGGCGCACAGGCCGGCCCCGGCCTGACCCCGGACGACGCGCGCAAGCTCGATCGCGACGTGGTCGCCGCCTATCTCGAACTGTCGACCAAGCTCGCGCCGACGCTGTCGGCCGACGTCGCCGGCCGCGTCGAACATTATTCGGATGCGGGCACCAGCGTTGCCGGCAAGGCGGCCCTGCGCTGGGAGTTCGTCGACGGCTTCGCGCTGCGCGGATCGGTTTCGAACAGCTTCCGTGCGCCGGCGCTCGCCCAGCGCGGAGCCTCGGCCACCTCGCTCAACTTCGGCGCGGGCGGGCAGCTGCGCCGGGTCGCGACGCTCCCCGTCGACAGCGCCGTCGCGCAGTCGCTCGGCGCCGCCAAGCTGAAGCCCGAGAAGAGCTTCAACCTCTCGGCCGGCATCACCGCCTCGCCCTTCGAGGGCCTGCACCTGTCGGTCGACGCCTTCCGCATCCTGATCGACAACCGCATCACCCTGTCGGAGCGCTTCGACCTGACCGGTCTCAGCGCGGCACAGCGTGCCGCACTGGGCCTCGGCACCTTCGACGCGATCAACTTCTTCACCAATGCGGTCGATTTGAAGACCCGCGGCATCGAAGCCGTGGCGGACTATCGCTTCACCCTCGGCGAAGCCAAGGTCGGCCTGTCCGCCAGCTACAGCTATGCCAAGAGCAGCATCCGCAGCGTCGATGCCCCGCCGGCCCAGCTTGCCGCCAACGGCATCAGCGGCAATCTCATCGGGCTCGAGGAAACCAACACGCTCGTCAACGCCGCGCCGCGCGACAAGCTGATCCTGTCGGGCGACTGGGCACAGGGGCCGTTCTCGGCCACGGTGCGCGGCATCCGCAACGGCTCGGTCGTGCGCGTGTTCGACTTTGGCGGCGGTTTCGCGCCGCGCCAGCGCTTCGGCGCCGAATGGCAGCTGGACACCGAGGTGTCGTATAGCTTCGCCGAAGGGCTGACCTTCAGCATCGGCGCGAACAACCTGTTCGACAACTACCCGGACCGGTCGATCGACGACATCAACGGCGCGGGCAACCTCGCCTATGACGTGCTGTCGCCGATCGGCATCAACGGGCGCTACCTCTACGCCCGCGCTCGGGTCGCCTTCTGA
- a CDS encoding APC family permease — MRRVIGPWQASSVVVGMVVGAGIFRSASVVGATLGSPLAIYAAWALGGVVALIGALCYAELSAAFPHPGGDYRFLKQAYGQTIAYLFAWSRFTVIFTASAAMLAFVGTDYLNELWPMDRLTRAVLAAAMVVGLAAINLRGLKTSARSEVAFVALDVVALLALGGAALWMIVQGGVPVDGAVPPVDPVGGFGVAMVYVMLAYGGFNDASTLSAEVRRPRDITRAMIGGMGAVTLLYLVANWAYVSVLGPAGLARSDAPAAAVMQAVFGEVGRTAMVIAVGVAAIAILNALLIVGGRTLYAAAADLPGLERLATWDEQRGVPRAAILLQTAITLLLIVWGALTPAGFATMVDYMSPVYWLFLTLSGLALPLLRRKCPEAERPYRVPFGPLLPLIFSGVSIYILWASIDYVGWVGTAISFGTLIAGLIARWGLGLFAGRTAV, encoded by the coding sequence GTGCGGCGCGTCATCGGTCCCTGGCAGGCATCCTCGGTCGTCGTCGGCATGGTCGTCGGGGCGGGCATCTTCCGCTCGGCGTCGGTCGTCGGCGCCACGCTGGGCTCGCCGCTGGCGATCTATGCCGCCTGGGCGCTGGGCGGTGTCGTCGCGCTGATCGGTGCGCTCTGCTATGCCGAACTCAGCGCCGCTTTTCCCCATCCGGGCGGCGACTATCGCTTCCTGAAGCAGGCCTATGGCCAGACGATCGCCTATCTGTTCGCCTGGTCGCGCTTCACCGTCATCTTCACCGCCTCGGCGGCCATGCTGGCCTTCGTCGGGACCGACTATCTCAACGAATTATGGCCGATGGACCGATTGACGCGAGCGGTGCTCGCGGCGGCGATGGTCGTTGGGCTCGCGGCGATAAACCTGCGCGGATTGAAGACCAGCGCCCGCAGCGAGGTCGCGTTCGTGGCGCTCGACGTGGTTGCGCTGCTGGCACTCGGCGGCGCGGCGCTGTGGATGATCGTGCAGGGTGGGGTGCCGGTCGATGGCGCGGTTCCCCCTGTCGATCCCGTCGGCGGTTTCGGTGTCGCGATGGTCTATGTCATGCTGGCCTATGGTGGCTTCAACGACGCCTCCACGCTGTCGGCCGAGGTCCGGCGGCCGCGCGACATAACCCGCGCAATGATCGGCGGAATGGGGGCGGTGACCTTGCTTTATCTGGTCGCCAACTGGGCCTATGTGAGCGTCCTCGGCCCCGCCGGCCTGGCCCGCAGCGATGCGCCGGCGGCGGCGGTGATGCAGGCGGTCTTCGGCGAGGTCGGCCGCACCGCCATGGTCATCGCGGTCGGCGTGGCGGCGATCGCCATCCTCAACGCGCTGCTGATCGTCGGCGGGCGCACCCTCTATGCCGCAGCTGCTGACTTGCCGGGGCTGGAGCGGCTGGCGACCTGGGACGAGCAGCGGGGCGTGCCGCGCGCCGCAATCCTGCTGCAGACGGCTATCACCCTGCTGCTGATCGTCTGGGGCGCGCTGACCCCGGCCGGCTTCGCGACGATGGTCGACTATATGTCGCCGGTCTATTGGCTGTTTCTGACGCTGAGTGGCCTCGCCTTGCCGCTGCTGCGCCGCAAATGCCCCGAAGCCGAGCGTCCCTATCGCGTTCCCTTCGGTCCGCTGCTGCCGCTGATCTTCTCGGGCGTGTCGATCTACATATTGTGGGCCAGCATCGACTATGTCGGCTGGGTCGGCACCGCGATCAGCTTCGGCACCCTGATTGCGGGCCTGATCGCGCGTTGGGGGCTTGGCCTGTTCGCGGGGCGGACGGCTGTTTAG